A part of Methanohalobium evestigatum Z-7303 genomic DNA contains:
- a CDS encoding RNA-guided endonuclease InsQ/TnpB family protein, giving the protein MYQTLPVRIIPTSQQEELLWILSEKCRLLYNFALAERKDAYSNGMKISYIKQQNDLPNTKKQYPEYKWVYSKVLQSVLKRLDANYKSFFSLKRNCDENARPPKYRGVDYFFTMTYNQSGFEITDSKSNKIAYNSTDTTNYLYGADKPEYTEDDEVFISFSHNHPSGLELKFGLPAKILYDRILRVADEIAQVGIYQKKDGGYYLSITYNVPCLDFKHNDKYLAMDIGVNKHTMVDSDGNLREMINKRPDKYREPKIQQIQSRLDHCKRYSKKWYRLKRNLNRMKQKSSNQLKDFQHKKTRNIVDNTDASVIIIGDLSAKQMASSKKGDKKSDKSTHRGTHNSGYIGRFAQFLAYKSLRVGKRIIEIDESYTSQDCCNCGYRQKMPLYERNYNCPYCRQSMDRDKNSAIVIMERYLRQNALWTGYQHFTDNLRQTGLLIGMITQSLPG; this is encoded by the coding sequence ATGTATCAGACTTTACCGGTACGGATTATACCTACATCACAACAGGAAGAATTATTGTGGATACTGTCTGAGAAATGCAGGTTGCTGTACAATTTTGCTCTTGCTGAACGCAAAGATGCTTATAGTAATGGTATGAAAATCAGCTACATTAAACAGCAGAACGATTTACCAAATACCAAGAAACAGTATCCTGAATATAAGTGGGTGTATTCCAAGGTATTGCAGTCTGTACTGAAACGACTTGATGCTAACTACAAATCGTTCTTCTCATTGAAGAGAAACTGTGATGAAAACGCAAGACCACCCAAATATCGCGGAGTGGATTATTTCTTCACCATGACCTACAATCAGTCTGGATTTGAAATTACTGATTCTAAAAGTAATAAGATAGCCTATAACAGTACCGATACTACTAATTATCTATACGGTGCAGATAAGCCTGAATATACTGAAGATGATGAAGTTTTTATCAGTTTTTCACACAATCATCCATCTGGATTGGAGTTGAAATTCGGTTTGCCTGCTAAAATCCTTTATGACAGGATACTGAGAGTAGCTGATGAGATTGCACAGGTCGGGATATATCAGAAGAAAGATGGAGGATATTATCTCAGTATCACATATAATGTACCCTGTCTGGATTTCAAACACAATGACAAATACCTGGCAATGGATATTGGTGTCAACAAACATACCATGGTCGATTCTGACGGAAATCTTAGAGAGATGATTAATAAGAGACCGGATAAATACAGGGAGCCTAAAATCCAGCAGATACAGTCCAGATTGGATCACTGCAAGAGATATAGTAAAAAGTGGTACAGGTTGAAGCGCAACCTGAACAGGATGAAACAGAAATCTTCCAACCAGTTGAAGGATTTCCAGCACAAGAAAACGAGGAACATCGTTGACAATACAGATGCAAGTGTTATAATCATCGGTGATTTGTCAGCCAAACAGATGGCATCGAGCAAGAAAGGAGACAAGAAGTCCGATAAAAGCACACACCGCGGTACCCACAATTCAGGTTACATAGGACGGTTCGCTCAATTTCTGGCCTATAAATCTTTAAGAGTAGGCAAAAGAATAATAGAAATTGATGAATCATATACCTCTCAGGACTGCTGTAATTGTGGTTACCGACAAAAGATGCCTCTGTATGAAAGGAACTACAACTGTCCCTATTGTAGGCAATCAATGGATAGGGATAAAAACAGTGCTATAGTGATAATGGAGAGGTACTTACGCCAGAATGCCCTGTGGACGGGCTATCAGCATTTCACTGATAATCTGCGACAGACAGGCCTGTTGATCGGGATGATTACTCAATCATTACCGGGATGA